The following proteins are encoded in a genomic region of Periophthalmus magnuspinnatus isolate fPerMag1 chromosome 21, fPerMag1.2.pri, whole genome shotgun sequence:
- the commd6 gene encoding COMM domain-containing protein 6 produces the protein MPAVELVSNKVVDVISRLPPGTFSEICLHILTYLCGQSAGVDSAVLSKELSNAGISLNHEDLQSITRYVLLTFRYAGKHSLSADDLVSKLEEDGSRWAKPCLQVIHKLWSEHSAEVQLQQEAKEMLSIGQLVDIQWKLGMAVSSDTCRSLNCPYVMVMLKVADPSGQICQKSFEMTIPQFQNLHSHFKDIAAVMETV, from the exons ATGCCTGCGGTAGAGTTAG TTTCGAATAAAGTCGTGGACGTCATTAGTAGATTACCACCTGGGACATTTTCTGAAATA tgtttgcaCATTCTGACGTATCTCTGTGGACAGTCTGCTGGAGTTGATTCAGCTGTACTATCTAAA GAACTGTCAAATGCTGGTATTTCACTTAACCACGAGGATTTACAAAGTATTACAAGATATGTTTTATTAACATTCAG ATATGCTGGAAAACACAGCCTCTCTGCTGATGATTTAGTGTCAAAGTTGGAAGAAGATGGCAGCAGGTGGGCCAAACCCTGTCTCCAAGTGATACACAAGTTATGGAGTGAACATAGTGCAGAAGTCCAGCTACAGCAAGAAGCTAAAGAGATGCTTAGTATTGGCCAG TTAGTTGACATCCAGTGGAAACTCGGCATGGCAGTGAGCTCAGACACCTGCCGGTCACTAAACTGTCCGTATGTGATGGTCATGCTGAAGGTGGCTGATCCCTCTGGTCAAATCTGTCAGAAGTCTTTTGAAATGACTATTCCACAATTCCAG AACCTGCACAGCCATTTTAAGGACATTGCAGCAGTAATGGAAACTGTATGA
- the uchl3 gene encoding ubiquitin carboxyl-terminal hydrolase isozyme L3 isoform X3, with translation MDSPRWLPLESNPEFLNRLGMKPTWQFGDVYGLDPELLSMVPRPVCAVLLLFPITEMYEAFKQEEEARLKTEKQDISPDVYFINQTIGNACGTIGIIHAVANNMKHLEFEPDSPLKKFIENTSKMNPEEKAVFLEKDESIRVTHESSAQEGQTEAPSADERVNLHFIAFVNVGGQLYELDGRKPFPVVHGNTTEETFLEDAVDVCKIFMARDPDEVCFTIIALSKD, from the exons ATGGACTCTCCACGTTGGTTGCCACTGGAATCAAATCCAGAA TTTCTTAACCGTTTGGGGATGAAACCTACATGGCAGTTTGGAGATGTTTATGGTTTGGATCCAGAGCTTCTTAGCATGGTACCAAGACCAGTGTGCGcagtgctcctcctcttccctatTACAGAAATG TATGAGGCTTTCAAGCAAGAAGAGGAAGCAAGGCTGAAGACTGAGAAACAAGACATCTCCCCTGATGTCTACTTTATTAATCAAACTATTGGAAATGCATGTGGAACAATAGGAATCATTCATGCTGTGGCTAACAACATGAAACATCTGGAGTTTG AGCCTGAttcccctctcaagaagtttaTTGAGAATACCTCTAAAATGAACCCTGAGGAAAAGGCTGTGTTCCTTGAGAAGGATGAG AGTATTCGTGTTACACATGAATCGAGTGCTCAAGAAGGACAGACTGAG GCACCAAGCGCAGATGAACGAGTCAACTTGCATTTCATAGCTTTTGTTAATGTGGGAGGACAACTTTATGAACTGG ATGGTCGTAAGCCTTTTCCTGTTGTACATGGAAACACTACAGAGGAAACTTTCCTTGAG gatgCAGTAGATGTTTGTAAAATCTTCATGGCTCGAGACCCAGATGAAGTTTGTTTCACCATTATCGCCCTAAGCAAAGATTAA
- the uchl3 gene encoding ubiquitin carboxyl-terminal hydrolase isozyme L3 isoform X2: protein MDSPRWLPLESNPEVMTTFLNRLGMKPTWQFGDVYGLDPELLSMVPRPVCAVLLLFPITEMYEAFKQEEEARLKTEKQDISPDVYFINQTIGNACGTIGIIHAVANNMKHLEFEPDSPLKKFIENTSKMNPEEKAVFLEKDESIRVTHESSAQEGQTEAPSADERVNLHFIAFVNVGGQLYELDGRKPFPVVHGNTTEETFLEDAVDVCKIFMARDPDEVCFTIIALSKD, encoded by the exons ATGGACTCTCCACGTTGGTTGCCACTGGAATCAAATCCAGAA GTCATGACGACG TTTCTTAACCGTTTGGGGATGAAACCTACATGGCAGTTTGGAGATGTTTATGGTTTGGATCCAGAGCTTCTTAGCATGGTACCAAGACCAGTGTGCGcagtgctcctcctcttccctatTACAGAAATG TATGAGGCTTTCAAGCAAGAAGAGGAAGCAAGGCTGAAGACTGAGAAACAAGACATCTCCCCTGATGTCTACTTTATTAATCAAACTATTGGAAATGCATGTGGAACAATAGGAATCATTCATGCTGTGGCTAACAACATGAAACATCTGGAGTTTG AGCCTGAttcccctctcaagaagtttaTTGAGAATACCTCTAAAATGAACCCTGAGGAAAAGGCTGTGTTCCTTGAGAAGGATGAG AGTATTCGTGTTACACATGAATCGAGTGCTCAAGAAGGACAGACTGAG GCACCAAGCGCAGATGAACGAGTCAACTTGCATTTCATAGCTTTTGTTAATGTGGGAGGACAACTTTATGAACTGG ATGGTCGTAAGCCTTTTCCTGTTGTACATGGAAACACTACAGAGGAAACTTTCCTTGAG gatgCAGTAGATGTTTGTAAAATCTTCATGGCTCGAGACCCAGATGAAGTTTGTTTCACCATTATCGCCCTAAGCAAAGATTAA
- the uchl3 gene encoding ubiquitin carboxyl-terminal hydrolase isozyme L3 isoform X1, giving the protein MHYIHNGHMNLCLHTLLLSYSKIQFLNRLGMKPTWQFGDVYGLDPELLSMVPRPVCAVLLLFPITEMYEAFKQEEEARLKTEKQDISPDVYFINQTIGNACGTIGIIHAVANNMKHLEFEPDSPLKKFIENTSKMNPEEKAVFLEKDESIRVTHESSAQEGQTEAPSADERVNLHFIAFVNVGGQLYELDGRKPFPVVHGNTTEETFLEDAVDVCKIFMARDPDEVCFTIIALSKD; this is encoded by the exons ATGCATTACATTCACAATGGACATATGAACCTATGTTTGCATACCCTGCTTCTCTCTTATTCCAAAATACAGTTTCTTAACCGTTTGGGGATGAAACCTACATGGCAGTTTGGAGATGTTTATGGTTTGGATCCAGAGCTTCTTAGCATGGTACCAAGACCAGTGTGCGcagtgctcctcctcttccctatTACAGAAATG TATGAGGCTTTCAAGCAAGAAGAGGAAGCAAGGCTGAAGACTGAGAAACAAGACATCTCCCCTGATGTCTACTTTATTAATCAAACTATTGGAAATGCATGTGGAACAATAGGAATCATTCATGCTGTGGCTAACAACATGAAACATCTGGAGTTTG AGCCTGAttcccctctcaagaagtttaTTGAGAATACCTCTAAAATGAACCCTGAGGAAAAGGCTGTGTTCCTTGAGAAGGATGAG AGTATTCGTGTTACACATGAATCGAGTGCTCAAGAAGGACAGACTGAG GCACCAAGCGCAGATGAACGAGTCAACTTGCATTTCATAGCTTTTGTTAATGTGGGAGGACAACTTTATGAACTGG ATGGTCGTAAGCCTTTTCCTGTTGTACATGGAAACACTACAGAGGAAACTTTCCTTGAG gatgCAGTAGATGTTTGTAAAATCTTCATGGCTCGAGACCCAGATGAAGTTTGTTTCACCATTATCGCCCTAAGCAAAGATTAA